The genome window GAGAGGCTCTTTCATCTTCAGAGGGATAATAAATAGATTTAGATTCTACAATATCAATTACTCCTTGAAAATTATCTCCTGAGAAGACAGGCAGATGTAGAATTAATGGTTTGGAATGAAGTTTTTGGTCAATCTCTTTTATTACCCTGAAAAAATCAGCACCTGTTCTATCCATTTTATTTATATATATCAACCGTGGTATGTTATATTTACTACTCTGTCTCCATACTGTTTCTGATTGTGGTTGAACGCCACCTACCCCACAAAAAATGGCTATAACTCCATCTAAAATCCTTAATGCTCTTTCCACTTCTACAGTAAAATCAACATGTCCCGGAGTATCAATAATATTTATTTTATGATTTTTCCAGTAACAGGTAGTCGCAGCAGCAGAGATTGTTATACCCCGTTCCTTTTCCTGGTCCATCCAATCCATAACAGCAGTTCCTTCATCTACTTCTCCTATCTTATATGTTTTACCTGTATAGAATAATAATCTCTCTGTAGTAGTTGTTTTACCTGCATCTATATGTGCTATTATCCCGATATTTCTTGTTTTTTTAATATCCATAATTTTAAATCGCAAATACGAAATTATAAATTAATAATCAAAAACTCAAAGCAAATATGAAAGGCACAAAGAAATAAACTTAAGTTGCAAATTATAAAATTTATATCAAGTTAGAAAGTTTATTCTTTGTGCCTTACATTACCATCTGTAATGGGCAAAAGCGCGGTTGGATTCAGCCATTTTATGAGTGTCTTCTTTTTTCTTAACGCTTGCCCCTTCACCTTTTTCTGCTTCAAGAAATTCATCTGCAAGTTTTTCTGCAATTCCCTTACCTTTCCTTGCTCTCGCAGTGCCAATTATCCATCTTATTGCAAGTGCAAGGCTCCTTCTCGGTGGAACTTCCACAGGGATTTGATAGGTTGCACCTCCAACCCTTCTTGGTCTTACTTCTAATTTTGGTTTTACATTATTTAATGCTTTCTTAAAAACAGATAATGGGTCTTCTTTGGTTCTCTCTCTTATTATATCCATTGATTTATAAAATAGTTTACATGCTGTACTCTTCTTCCCATCCTTCATAAGTACATTGATAAAAGCAAAGACCTCAGGGTCAGTGTACTTAAAGTCACCTTTTAATTCTCTTTTTTCTGCTTTTTTACGCCTTGGCATTTTTTAACCCTCCGCTTTCTTCTCACTTTTTTCAGATGGTTTTTTTGCTCCATATTTTGACCTTGATTTTTTTCTGCCTTCAACTCCTCCGGCATCAAAGATACCACGTAAAATATGATACTTAACACCAGGCAGGTCCCTTACCCTTCCTCCTCTTACAAGTACAATTGAGTGTTCCTGTAAATTGTGTCCAATCCCAGGAATATATGCAATTACTTCTCTCCCATTGGTCAATCTTACCTTTGCTATTTTCCTTAAGGCAGAATTGGGTTTTTTGGGAGTCATTGTCTTTACGTAAAGACAAACACCCCTTTTCTGTGGATTTCTTTCAAGAGCAGTAGATTTTGATTTTTTTTGTTTTTTGCTTCTTTTCTTTCTTAAAAGCTGATTGTAAGTAGGCATATATACCCCCTATTTTTTCATTGCTTCTTCAAAAACAAATTCCGAAGGAGATGAAGGAGTGGTCTCCTCTGTCTCTCTCTTTGTAAAAAGTCCTGTTCCTGAAGGAATTAATCTTCCGAGAATAACATTTTCTTTAAGTCCTTCAAGATGGTCATCTGCCCCTAATATTGCTGCATTGGTCAGAACCTTCATTGTTTCCTGGAAAGAAGCAGATGATATGAAACTTTCGCTTGATAATGCTATCCTTGTAATTCCCAAAACTTGTGGGCTAAAAGTAGCTGGTTTTTTATTCTTAGGTAGAGATTCATTAATTTTCTGTATTTTTATTCTATCTATTTCTTCCCCTTCGAGCAGATATGTATCTCCTGGGTCTTCCACTCTCACTTTAGAGAGCATCTGACGGATGATTATTTCTATATGTTTGTCGTTTATCATAACTCCTTCAATTCTGTATACACTCTGGATTTCATTTAATAGATATTCTTGAACTTTCTTCTCTCCTTCTATTTTTAATATATCCTTAAGAACTACATGCCCATCTGTTATTCTTTCACCTGCCTTTACAACATCTCCACTACCAACAAGAAGGTGTTTACCAGGAGGAATATCATATTCTTTGCGAGTACCTGTTTCAGGATTTGAAATAATAACCTTCCTGGTTCCACGCTCTCCTATACTTATTTCTACCGTACCTTCAATTTCGCTTAATATAGCAGGATTTTTTGGTGTCCTAGCTTCAAACAGTTCTGTAACTCTTGGTAATCCTCCTGTAATATCCTGCACTCTTCTTTCTATTCTAAATATTTTTGCAATTGTATCACCTGGATATACCTTATCTCCTTCTTCTACCATAATATGAGCATCTTCAGGAATATGATAAGCACCTAATTTATTCTTTTTGTCATCAAGTATAATAATTCTAGGATCCATTTCTTCTTTATGTTTTATAACAATTTTCCTTCTTATTCCTGTTGTGGTATCTATCTCTTCTTTTACTGTCTTCCCTACCTCTATGTCTGCATATTTGATAGTCCCTTCATATTCGGAAATTACGGGTATTGAATACGGGTCCCAGTGGACAATTACTTTTCCTGTTTCTACTCTCTGTCCATTTTTCACAAGTATTTCTGCTCCCACTCTCAATGTGTAAGTATCTATTTCTCTTCCCCTATCATCATAAAGAACTATCTTCCCTTCTCTCTGAATTACAACATCTCTACCCTTCCTGTTTTTTACGACTTTTAGATTTTCAAGATAATTTACTACACAATCCTGAGGTGCTTTATATGAAGAAGCACCTGTTCCTCTTGATGCTGCTCCTCCTGTGTGGAAGGTTCTCAATGTTAATTGTGTCCCTGGTTCCCCGATTGACTGAGCTGCTATTATTCCAACTGCTTCACCAATATTTACAAGTTTTTTTCTTGAAAGGTCCCAGCCATAACACTTAGCACATACACCTTTTTCTGAACGGCAGGTAAGTACAGACCGTATCCTTATTTTACCTATTCCAGCGTCAACAATTGCCTGTGCTTTTTTCTCATCTATAACCTCTCCTGCCCGTACAATAATTGTATCAGTTACAATATCCACTATATTGTCTAGAGCGACCCTTCCTGTAATTCTGTCTTTTAATGAAAGGATTTCTTCATCTCCAAGTGTAAGTGGGCTGATAAGAATGCCTTCCATACTTCCACAATCCTCTTCTCGGATAATAACAGAGTGTGATACATCTACTAATTTTCGGCTGAGATATCCAGCATCCGATGTCTTTAAAGCAGTATCAACCAGCCCTTTTCTTCCACCATGTACTGATATAAAATATTCCAGTAATGACAATCCTTCCTTAAAGTTCTTTTTTACAGGGGTTTCAATAATCTCTCCAATCTCACCTGTAACCTTTTTAGGTCTTATCATCAATCCTCGTATTCCCATCAACTGATTTGCCTGTGATTTATTCCCTCTCGCTCCTGAATTCACCATTAAATATATAGGGTTTATTCTGAATGGCTTTACAGAAATATCTTTTCTTAGTGTAGAAATTACTGCATTCTGTATTTCATTTGTAACAGATGTCCACAGGTCTACCAATTTATTATACCTCTCTCCTTCAGAGATAATTCCTGACTGATAATTTTTCTTTATTTTTGCTACTTCTTTCTCTGCTTCTGAAATTATACTATCTCTAAAAGAAGGTATTTTAAGGTCGTCTATACCGATGGTTATACCACCTATTGTGGAGAAAGCAAATCCCAGATCTTTAACATCATCAAGAAATTTCACGGTGGCTTCATATCCACATTTACCCATTATCTCTTCTATTAATCTCTCTAATCCAGAACTGGCAAATTCCTCATTTTTATAAGGGATACCAGAAGGTATGATTTCATTGAATATAATTCTCCCTACAGTAGTAGTTATAATTTCACCTTTATCACACCTGACCTTTATTGGTCTGTGTAGTTCAAGATACCCGAGGTCATAAAGGTAAATTGCTTCGTTGAAATTTGAAAG of bacterium contains these proteins:
- the rpsG gene encoding 30S ribosomal protein S7, with the translated sequence MPRRKKAEKRELKGDFKYTDPEVFAFINVLMKDGKKSTACKLFYKSMDIIRERTKEDPLSVFKKALNNVKPKLEVRPRRVGGATYQIPVEVPPRRSLALAIRWIIGTARARKGKGIAEKLADEFLEAEKGEGASVKKKEDTHKMAESNRAFAHYRW
- the rpsL gene encoding 30S ribosomal protein S12; protein product: MPTYNQLLRKKRSKKQKKSKSTALERNPQKRGVCLYVKTMTPKKPNSALRKIAKVRLTNGREVIAYIPGIGHNLQEHSIVLVRGGRVRDLPGVKYHILRGIFDAGGVEGRKKSRSKYGAKKPSEKSEKKAEG